One Scylla paramamosain isolate STU-SP2022 chromosome 5, ASM3559412v1, whole genome shotgun sequence genomic region harbors:
- the LOC135100845 gene encoding E3 ubiquitin-protein ligase UBR2-like isoform X2 has protein sequence MMDPTVAELVERWDALHKEGRFSALNVRDYWRIKVPEIYSPSPNCNCLRILFDEEQAQKMLFDPLERFMCAGDPTQVYQMVKQLDNPPSLCGRVFKNGDPTYGCRDCGMDPTCVLCADCFKNSAHSKHRYKISTSSGGGYCDCGDREAWKTDVFCDIHVKGQMVQQSKNPLEKIPPDMVERIHLIFDCILAYAKELLTYEEGFSIPKDLEIRESDREPTNLSSLYDIKDTYVTMLYNDETHTYDQVIGTLEKAISCSQKDAVAFATSIDREGRCIVKCSNFQNCSQTKSTMEKQTSRGGVKPLKVQVMETYIIAHQIFASRLLVWLHNILESAQTFRLIFSDIINKDGGTIVESIIWTDTKMWKTARVQWHRLFISGMLMDQESKKMFARTFTKHYSKMMKDFILDDHDHSVSVASLGVQLFTMPTIAHMLVAEEDVLARLLNTFLSECDKKLKDNKLALEHRSSNTSSFRRIQYILYDLKYLLGVKPEVWTDDLRKGFLHGYSLLLRLLSMMQSMDPMVRQVGTHMEYEPEWESAFNLHIKLASVIPLVTEWAASDRIVLLKAYRMLMKSLGELGNEASRRRYVRELLDYSVSCIEYDVSSAPVSIHLPLSRLVAALTLHLDKYDLNYNSPEFLVKGKPSPEELMEPVLRTQVMIAQVHAGMWRRNGFSLINQIYFYHNVRCRQEMLDRDVMLLQIAATLIDSNEFLVHILNRFNLMNWAREDYEVNYYKSSDEDNMRQTVVLVEEYLQLVMTLVAERYTPGIGQVEEEDRIKKEIIQLLCIEPMPHSLLNKALPEGPNHETGMEKVIDEVADFKKSSGNAKGFFELKPEYYSHYNLFFYHYTREEQSKSEVGQRLRKKGAGEEECCPPPVPPPFTVPFTMIVNILQCDVFLHIIKTVLKRMSEPKTQSVSESQLQKVLHLIGYALHEEERYHHNNDPYFHFTRRAQKINLLSLLGRLVGHRRTTTHKDLLAWTIKKYHAVLNLSSDSAKPSQASEAVLASTSSSDMASASAEKKKRADIAAQRKARIMAKMASMQQNFIKTNETFFKETPSTDQPADVPEPMVMELTDQLPENMIAIGPRQTLMPPQEVTYTCILCHQEDRLCRSDGTRGRPMVLGALIQRSTVLSRNRSHHLDQPETHDTLILPGDLHWGAHTSSCGHAMHANCWQKYFDDVVTKERRRPYRYRPSMSFDVEKSEFLCPLCEALCNTALPLLPGVTWASFGLQDQPPPPTLSLPDWLRGLHTILKYKTVMVNGARPSEEGGHSDDAQMDTSPQPAGMVAGHGTVGGMAAATSVGAGGSAASIPMGGLPGRGRGSTNTGITTFMKAVPGDGGQRVRPPRWSRIAFYKKHKKSGEGKDEEEDSASSNEGEGMWTPPSLPEVASELAAATSSDSAEAFTALFHGPAATSIPDFPSQTLEMMSNFSHSVYMHGLHVNPNLFSRRIPLMVWNSTAYTIHTLEETQRNSNRALLTSLSSRQRDCLAALVKFAAYAPLCVKRKQTIEGVAVRLLSLLLEGGDSTPCVLEWDVFSILVTLTLSLPSIFPSIQGIATGSQQDLHILQVCFLAHIVQLLLTYEDPGTGVDMEVDEGSDKTSEAGDGPWLVSMMAHCRSLASIPQIKVQPQQLLDYVKRNCLSYLRCCGLFFHFLTEVPAPEELQSSVWVPESEFYCLLRYLGLSVNQLRPTFSDPPLLELVNRWCSHDRVGPLVCATDRRDCVRHWTHINQLVSLPHDYSELINTVSQFPCPASSGDDSRTPTMCLVCGKMLCSQSYCCQTEFPEGSRQMVGACTYHAHFCGAGTGIFIRVRECKILLLSGQIKGCFVNPPYLDGYGETDQGLKRGNPLHLDATQYSKLHAMWLSHSIPDTIAHTMESNSSVVATEWQHL, from the exons ATACAAGATCAGCACCTCTTCTGGGGGCGGCTATTGTGACTGTGGTGACCGGGAAGCTTGGAAAACCGATGTCTTCTGTGATATTCATGTTAAGGGGCAAATGGTGCAGCAGTCCAAAAACCCCCTAGAAAAGATACCCCCTGATATG gtgGAGCGGATCCATCTTATATTTGACTGCATCCTTGCTTATGCCAAGGAGCTGCTCACTTATGAGGAAGGGTTTTCTATTCCCAAAGATTTAGAGATCCGTGAATCAGATCGAGAGCCCACCAATCTTTCTAGTCTTTATGATATTAAAGACACGTACGTTACCATGCTGTACAATGATGAGACGCACACTTATGACCAG GTAATCGGTACCCTGGAGAAAGCAATAAGTTGCAGCCAGAAGGATGCTGTAGCCTTTGCCACAAGTATAGATAGGGAGGGGCGGTGCATTGTTAAATGCTCAAATTTCCAGAATTGTTCCCAAACCAAGAGTACGATGGAGAAACAGACCtcaagaggaggagtaaagccTCTCAAAGTTCAG GTGATGGAAACATACATCATAGCTCACCAGATCTTTGCTTCAAGACTATTAGTTTGGCTGCATAACATTCTGGAGTCTGCACAGACTTTCAGACTAATCTTCAGTGATATCATCAATAAG GATGGAGGGACTATTGTTGAGAGCATCATCTGGACAGACACCAAAATGTGGAAGACAGCTAGAGTGCAGTGGCATCGTCTCTTTATTTCTGGAATGCTCATGGATCAAGAGAGCAAAAAGATGTTTGCCAGG aCATTCACCAAACACTACAGCAAGATGATGAAGGATTTCATTCTTGATGACCATGACCATTCAGTATCAGTGGCTTCTCTTGGTGTGCAACTGTTTACCATGCCTACCATTGCTCACATGCTGGTAGCCGAAGAGGATGTGCTGGCACGTCTCCTCAACACATTCCTCTCTGAATGTGACAAGAAACTCAAGGACA ATAAACTTGCTCTAGAACATCGCAGCTccaacacttcctccttccGGCGCATCCAGTACATTCTGTATGACCTCAAGTATCTACTGGGGGTGAAGCCAGAAGTCTGGACTGATGATCTACGGAAAGGATTTCTTCATGGTTACAGCCTCCTCTTGCGTCTCTTAAGCATGATGCAA AGCATGGATCCAATGGTGCGGCAGGTGGGCACTCACATGGAGTATGAGCCAGAATGGGAGTCTGCCTTCAACCTCCATATTAAGTTGGCATCAGTCATCCCACTTGTTACTGAGTGGGCAGCTTCTGATCGCATTGTACTCCTCAAGGCTTATCG GATGTTGATGAAGTCACTTGGAGAGCTAGGGAATGAGGCCAGCCGGAGGAGGTATGTCCGAGAACTTCTAGACTACTCTGTGTCATGCATTGAGTATGACGTGTCCTCAGCCCCTGTTTCCATCCACTTGCCACTGTCCCGTTTGGTGGCAGCTCTCACTCTTCACCTGGACAAGTATGACCTCAACTACAATTCTCCAGAGTTCCTGGTTAAGGGAAAGCCATCACCAGAGGAATTGATGGAACCTGTGTTAAGGACCCAAGTCATGATAGCACAG GTGCATGCTGGGATGTGGCGCCGCAATGGATTTTCACTCATCAACCAGATCTACTTCTACCACAATGTGCGGTGTCGACAGGAGATGCTGGATAGGGATGTGATGCTTCTGCAGATTGCAGCAACACTCATTGATTCCAATGAGTTTCTTGTCCACATCCTGAACCGCTTCAACCTCATGAACTGGGCACGGGAAGACTATGAAGTAAATTACTACAAG agCAGTGATGAGGACAACATGAGGCAGacagtggtgctggtggaagaGTATTTGCAGCTTGTGATGACTTTGGTAGCTGAGCGTTACACTCCAGGCATTGgacaagtggaagaggaggataggatTAAGAAAGAGATCATTCAGCTCCTTTGTATTGAGCCCATGCCACACTCACTGCTCAACAAGGCTCTACCTGAAGGGCCAAATCATGAGACAGGCATGGAAAAG GTTATTGATGAAGTTGCTGATTTTAAGAAATCATCTGGCAATGCTAAAGGTTTCTTTGAACTGAAACCAGAATATTATTCTCATTACAACCTCTTCTTCTACCACTACACTCGGGAAGAACAAAGCAAGTCTGAG GTTGGACAGCGATTAAGAAAGAAGGGAGCTGGAGAAGAAGAGTGTTGTCCTCCCCCTGTTCCTCCACCCTTCACTGTGCCCTTCACCATGATTGTCAACATCCTTCAGTGTGATGTCTTTCTTCATATCATCAAGACAGTTTTAAAAAG GATGAGTGAACCCAAAACTCAGAGTGTTAGTGAATCTCAGCTGCAGAAGGTACTGCACCTTATAGGGTATGCTCTCCATGAGGAGGAACGTTACCACCACAATAATGACCCATACTTCCACTTTACACGCCGGGCACAGAAAATCAACCTGCTCAGCTTGCTGGGTCGCCTTGTGGGCCACCGCCGAACAACAACCCACAAAGATCTTTTGGCATGGACCATTAAGAA GTACCATGCTGTTCTCAACTTGTCAAGTGACTCAGCCAAACCAAGTCAGGCATCTGAAGCTGTGTTGgcctctacttcttcttctgataTGGCCTCAGCCTcagcagaaaagaagaaaagagctgACATTGCTGCCCAGAGGAAAGCCCGGATCATGGCAAAGATGGCCTCCATGCAACAAAATTtcataaaaacaaatgaaacttTCTTCAAG GAAACCCCATCAACTGACCAACCTGCAGACGTCCCTGAACCAATGGTAATGGAACTTACTGATCAGCTCCCAGAAAATATGATAGCAATTGGGCCTCGGCAGACACTGATGCCGCCTCAGGAAGTAAC GTACACTTGTATCTTGTGCCACCAAGAAGACCGCTTGTGCCGTAGTGATGGCACCCGAGGCCGCCCCATGGTCTTGGGGGCACTCATCCAGCGATCCACGGTACTATCCCGCAATCGTTCCCATCATCTTGATCAGCCTGAGACTCATGATACCCTCATACTGCCAGGAGACCTGCATTGGGGGGCTCACACCTCATCATGTGGTCATGCTATGCATGCCAATTGCTGGCAGAAATATTTTGATGATGTTGTAACCAAAGAGAGACGAAGACCATACCG gTACCGGCCGAGTATGAGTTTTGACGTTGAGAAGTCAGAGTTCCTGTGTCCCCTATGTGAAGCATTGTGCAACACTGCCTTGCCCCTCCTTCCAGGAGTCACATGGGCTTCCTTTGGCCTTCAGgatcagcctcctcctcctactctttcccTGCCTGACTGGCTCAGAGGTCTTCACACTATCCTCAAGTATAAG ACTGTGATGGTGAATGGTGCTCGGCCCAGTGAGGAGGGTGGCCACTCAGATGATGCACAGATGGATACCAGTCCACAGCCAGCAGGCATGGTGGCTGGCCATGGCACTGTAGGTGGGATGGCAGCAGCCACCTCTGTAGGTGCTGGGGGAAGTGCTGCCTCCATCCCAATGGGAGGGTTGCCTGGCAGGGGAAGAGGCTCCACAAATACTGGCATTACTACATTTATGAAGGCAGTGCCAGGGGATGGGGGGCAGAGGGTTAGGCCACCTCGCTGGTCCAGGATCGCTTTctacaaaaaacataaaaag agtggagaaggaaaggatgaagaagaagacagtGCAAGCAgtaatgagggagagggaatgtggactcctccatcccttccagAAGTAGCTAGTGAGCTAGCAGCAGCCACATCCTCAGACTCTGCTGAAGCATTCACAGCACTTTTCCATGGTCCTGCTGCCACCAGTATCCCAGATTTCCCCAGTCAGACTTTGGAAATGATGTCCAACTTTTCTCATTCTGTGTACATG catggcCTTCATGTGAACCCTAATCTCTTCAGTAGAAGAATTCCCTTGATGGTATGGAACAGTACAGCTTATACCATCCACACTTTGGAAGAGACTCAACGGAACAGTAATCGTGCACTACTCAcatccctctcctcccgccAGCGAGACTGTCTAGCTGCTCTTGTCAAATTTGCTGCCtatgctcctctctgtgtcaagAGAAAGCAG ACCATTGAAGGTGTAGCAGTTCGTCTGCTGAGTCTCCTCTTGGAGGGAGGAGACTCCACCCCTTGTGTGCTTGAGTGGGATGTGTTCAGCATCCTTGTCACACTCACATTATCACTACCATCCATATTCCCTAGTATTCAGGGTATAGCCACAGGATCACAGCAG GATCTTCACATCTTGCAAGTGTGCTTTCTGGCCCACATAGTGCAACTCCTCCTCACATATGAGGATCCAGGAACTGGTGTAGACATGGAAGTGGATGAAGGTTCTGATAAAACCTCAGAAGCAGGAGATGGGCCTTGGTTGGTGTCCATGATGGCACATTGTCGTTCACTGGCCAGCATTCCCCAGATCAAAGTTCAGCCCCAGCAGCTTCTAGATTATGTGAAAAGAAATTG CTTGTCCTACTTGCGATGCTGTGGGTTATTCTTCCATTTCCTGACGGAGGTACCAGCCCCTGAAGAGCTGCAGTCCAGTGTGTGGGTCCCCGAGTCAGAATTTTATTGCCTCCTCCGCTACTTGGGGCTTTCAGTAAACCAACTGAGACCCACTTTTAGTGATCCTCCTCTCTTGGAGCTAGTCAATAG ATGGTGTAGTCATGATCGTGTTGGGCCCCTGGTTTGTGCAACTGATAGAAGAGACTGTGTTAGGCACTGGACACACATCAACCAATTGGTCAGTCTACCTCATGATTACTCTGAGCTGATAAACACAGTTTCCCAGTTCCCCTGCCCTGCGTCCTCTGGTGATGACTCTCGCACACCAACCATGTGCCTGGTGTGCGGCAAGATGCTCTGCTCGCAG AGTTATTGTTGTCAAACCGAGTTCCCTGAGGGTTCTCGACAGATGGTAGGGGCCTGCACCTACCATGCCCATTTCTGTGGAGCAGGGACAGGTATTTTCATCAGAGTTCGTGAGTGTAAGATCCTTTTGCTCTCTGGACAAATCAAAG GTTGCTTTGTGAACCCACCATACT